The genomic region TCAAcggtgagtgagtgagtgagtgagtgagtgtgTGAGTGGGTGAGTGTGTGAGCGAGCGAGTCATTTTCTGCCGTACACCTGGTTTTGTGAACCATTTGAAAGTGGTAGTCTTCTTAGCATTTCATCTGCTCTCTTTGGCATCATGATCAATCGAAACACAAGAACTATTCATTTGCTACTTTCTTTATTGCAGGTGTACACGCTTGGTACGATCTTGTCGATGCAGATCAGTTTTGTCGGATTCCAGCCAGTGCAGTCAAGTGAGCACATGGCGGTAAGTTTGCCTTCTACAATGATTGTTTACAGTTCATGTTGCACTTTATGCTACCTGAGTCTGTTTTTAAAAAGGGCTTTCTAAGTGCGACTGTTACAGTGCTACACAAATATTTTAAGAACCATTTGTAAAATAGCCGTTCTACTTGCAGGCTCTCGGTGTCTTCGGCCTCTGCCAGATCCACGCCTTCATCGACTACGTTCGCGCCAAATTGAACCGGGAACAGTTTGAACTCCTCTTCAAGACCGTCGCCCTTATCCTTGGAATCGTCGTCACGGCCGTCGGTGGTGTCCTCACCGCGACCGGAAAGATCTCACCGTGGACCGGTCGTTTCTACTCCCTCTTGGATCCCTCCTACGCCAAGAACAACATTCCAATCATCGCATCCGTTTCTGAGCATCAGCCAACAACATGGAGTTCATTCTATTTTGATTTGCAGATCCTCGTCTTTTTGTTCCCGGCTGGTCTCTACTTCTGCTTCAGCAAGTTGACCGACGCGAATATCTTCATCATTATGTATGGAGTGACGAGCATCTACTTTGCTGTAAGTATAAGTCTGATGTCTCCTTAATGTAAATGTGGACTTTGCCAAATAACAAGACACACTTGGCACCACTCCCCCTGGTCCCTCAGTTATTTTGAAGCCACTCTTTCTTTCCATCCAGGGTGTGATGGTGCGTCTGATGCTGGTGCTTGCCCCAGTCATGTGCATCCTCTCGGGTATCGGCGTCTCGGCGACTCTCACCACTTACATGAAGAACCTGGACGTCTGCAGGAAGgacaagaaagaaaagaagaaatccGACACTAACTATCCAATCAAAAATGAGGTAAaatactttttaaaatgttttgtcCAAAAAAAGTGAGTTAACAAAGTGTGTTCTCCACACTGATAACATCTTCTGACCTGAAATTAGCATCACAGTTCTTCTCCACGGTTAATATAGCTTCTATTTCTCCGAGTGATCACACAttacttggcgttatctccttcagttagcGCAGCGTTGGCGACAAGACTTGTTCTAAACAACCAGGCCTAGCTCGACCTACTCTGCTGTAAATATCAACAGTTCTAATCTTGCTTTCAGATTGCGACTGCTGTCATCCTCCTCATGACCCTCTTCCTGGTCACATACACCTTCCACTGCACCTGGGTGACCTCTGAGGCCTACTCCAGTCCCTCAATTGTCTTGTCGGCACGAGCTGGCGATGGAGGTAGAATCATATTTGACGATTTTAGGGAGGCGTATTACTGGTTGAGACACAATACTCCAGAGGTTAGTAGAATGAATAAACAAGAGTCACTTCATAGCCCGGGGAAAAAACGTGTTGTTTTTGCATGCAATATGGCTTGTTTTGCTGATTTCACAGGTTTTCAGGTTTATCCACAGTGTGGTGGAGGTTCTGGAATCCAGACTTTCAAAAACTAGAGTTTAAGGACCTCAAAATATACTTTTCAGTGATTTGGTTGAAGATCTCTCCCATTTATTCAACACAATTTCTTGTTTCAGAATGCCAAAGTAATGTCATGGTGGGATTACGGCTATCAGATAACAGCGATGGCAAATCGGACGATCCTGGTCGACAACAACACATGGAATAATACGCATATATCACGGGTTGGTCAAGCAATGGCGTCGCCGGAGGAAAAAGCATACGAAATTATGCGAGAATTGGATGTGGATTACGTCCTGGTGATATTTGGTGGTCTCACTGGATATTCATCTGATGGTGAGTGTTTGTGGTCTTGTGAAAGCCACTTTATCCTTTTGATGAAAGTTCACAATTTCTAAGGAATTGGACTGGAGGCTTTACATTCATGCCCCAGCCTAATCCACAAACCCAAAGAGTGCACATTCTGTTCTACACTTGACCTTTTGTGCCAGTTGGAAGTACCGAGTGCACTGGCCTCGCCTTAAACCCACAACCTAATCACAAGTTAGACGCTCTTCAACTCTCCACTTTCAGACATCAATAAGTTCTTATGGATGGTGcgtataggtggcagcaccgacCGTGGTGCCCACATCAAGGAGCAAGACTACTACACGCCTCAGGGAGAGTTCCGTATCGACAAGGAGGGCTCACCGACCTTGCTCAACTGTCTCATGTACAAGATGTGTTACTACAGATTTGGCTCAGTTTACACTGAAAATGGTAAGCAATTGAAACTTTAATTTAATTGAAACTTGAGGAGTGTCCACATGTGCCAATCAACATCGAAAATTTTGATATTAGGTAAATGCTGTAGAAAAATGTTGATTCATTAcacaaaattggaaaatgattcATTATTTTTCAGGCAAGCCAACTGGTTATGACAGAGTCCGCAACGCCGAGATAGGTAACAAAGATTTTGAACTGGACGTCCTCGAAGAGGCCTACACAACAGAACACTGGCTGGTCCGCATCTATAGAGTCAAGGATTTAGAGAACCGAGGAAACTAGTCTGCTCGTGGTGCCATCTATTGTTGTTGACCGTCACTGATTACCATAATGGTCTTGCAGACCAACTGACACACATCTATGGCCCAATTTACAATTTACTTCATCAAAATGAGATCACAAAAGTTCCTTTACTTCTATTAGAAAAGGATCATACAGTAAATGGCAGTATATGTTGCAGCTATTGGTTTGACCATGTCGAATACAGATTATCCTGAAAGGTGAAACATAAGTCTGTGGTAAAACAGTGTACATCGTGCATCTTTGatatccaaatttcaggttTTCAGATATAATGCCTACTCCATGTTAATATTTAGGAGCCTAATATATGCATCCATCTACTTAATTATCCATCCTGCTTGTATGAAGACTCTAGTTTGTCTCAGTATTCTTTATGAATTGGAAATGTGTAGCTGGTCATTTTGTGCTTAGCTTTCGCAACAACGATTCCTTGATATTGTTCATCTAAAGGTATCTATATTAGAGAATCTCTGATACAATTGGCTTCTGAATAAATTGGCCTCGCAGGGTCCTTCACATCTGTATCATCATGAAGGTTTCTTTACCATTGGTGTCCATTTGTCATCATCGTACAACTATCTTCATTGCTCACGTTTTTCGCTAAAACATTGTGCTACAAAATGCAAGGTTTAACATTTTGCTGTATTTTTCTACGGTGTTGTGTAATGTCGGAGTCGTATATCAAACCACATTAGGCCAAACCAGTTTGATTGTTTGGCTTGCAGATTTAGCCGGCCAAGACGTTGATTTCCACAGGCCAAGGAATTGAAGTGGCATGGCCTTTTTGGCCACCATGGTGTAAATTGGTGGCTTGTCCGCAATGATTGGTTGTGCCGAGGCAGAATGGTTGTTCTTTGTTTAGAGATTGCTATAGATTCTAAAAATTTGGTACAGAATGTGGCGTTGTGGCATCATGTTTTAATATGAATAAAATAATCACTTACTGCATCCCTGACTTTGTCATCATTTTTTCCTTCCTCGATTTCATTTCTAACATATCAGTTTGGGGACGTTCTCCAagttcaaaaacacattttccgaCCCTTCAGGACCCCTCTCCCCTGTACACAAACAGAATGGCAGTTCCAGACCTCTGAAGCGTTGGAATCGACTTTCCCCGAGGAGACTGACGACGTTCTTTCAGCAAGAACCATTCATAGAAAAGTGCTACACCAGAAATCTCACTTTTTCTTAAAGACCATCAAAGAAATAAGAATTAACCACATAGGtgaatatcattttcatataTTAGAAAACCTTTCAAAAATATCAGCATTTTCAAAATTATACACATTTCACTTTCAAAACATTGCATCATGGGTCAACCCCAAGACATACATTGGTTTTCATGAGGACGACTCGGACACATTGGAAGATGCTTCCCCAGACCAACATACATTCCTGAGTAAACTTTTGGGGATCAGAACAGTTAATACCAAATAGATTTGTACAACAATCTGGTTGATGGAAGGATTCAGGTACACAAACTTAAAATGCCAAAAATCATTTGCCAATCTTCCCTTACAATCCTTGAATTTGCATGAAATGATCAAGATATGGCCAAGACCCCTCGAGGAATATGACACCAGAACACAATCATAGGTGGACATGAAACATTTAGAAATGGTGTCACCTGTCAGCAGACAATCACAGGTTTTATACTGGGCAGGAATCTCTAAGCACACCTGTCAACAGTGTGACTTGTGACTCtaatcaatatacatgtactgagaTATAGATATTTGTGTGCTTCAATCAGCAAATGGGAACAGCCTGTCAACATTTCTAGGTGACAGGATCCTGTCAACATTTCTTGGTGACAGGATCCTGATGTTTAAAATCTAACTCAGCTTAGGAAGGCCGGCGACCACCGAGTTCTCAATTCCACACTCGTCCTTGCCTCTCAAGATCTTGAAATAACCTGAAGTTAAAGAAATGCAGGATTATGATTGGATAACATGACGTGTTCAGCAATCAACGAGTTGAAGAGTTAGGCCTAAAGACCAAAGATAGTCCTTACTTCATTACAACATGACCAACCTCCCACATTTCAAATcatctattcaggagtccttgAAATTAGATAACAACATGAGACATGGAACCAGGTTAGATGACAGGAAATAACCTTACCTTTGTCACCCCAATCTGGGTTCCAGGAGTTAGCAACCAGCCAGTATGGCGTGCCATTCTCCGTTCCCCAGCCAAGGATCCTGATCGCATGACCGCCGAGCTCTCCTCCAGAGACGTGTTGGTAGACGCCGGATTTGTACGTCGGGAAATCAGCATATACGGTAAAGGCAGCCTCTACTGGACCGTTTGTCATTATCTCAGTCTGAATTTGTTCCACTTTGTAGGAAACAGAATAGTGTGtttttcctgaaaatgaaaaatattgttgCCAACAGCTTGCAGAATAATGGAAGGGCAACAAATCATAAACATGTAATCGAGGCACTCTTCAAACAGGTTCGTATCGAGCATGGTAGCAAGATGATGACAACACAGAAAGAATCACCTCATTATTACAGAGTTGCTCAGTGAGAGATTCTGTGGTGTGTTGGATGGTCATTCCTATACACTCATACTGGTcttctgaggacaaagtcacaaccaggaggcTGGCGAACAAACACTTTAACAACAGATCGTGATCCAGGGAGGCAAAATGCCATGGACCTGACACTGACTGTTTGAAATGCCCGGGAAAGGTTTCCTTACCATAATGTTTATCACTCTTGTAAGTCCCCTTATAATTTGGTTCACATTTCTCTGAACAGCCTGGGGTGCTGGCGTCGCCCTTGCACGGCGCTTTGGTCCCGTTGACATGATGCGAGCAGCTTGGGATGGTGTAGGGACGGCATCCCTGGCTGCTGTTGTACTGGCCTCCAGAAACCAGGCCGTACCATGTCCAGAATCGCCACGCTTGGCCGAGGAAGCCACCGTTACAACTGAAAGTTAAAATGCCAGTTGGAGACGGGAAGCTGATGTGTACTGTACATAGAACAGCAATAACTTGTGAAGAACTGTCAAAAGTCACCATTTATTGACGATTTCTGTAAAGATGATTCTTCGGCAAATGCCAATGACTGGCTTGAGGGTCTGAGACCAAGGGAGATGAGAAGGACACCTGACCATACTGCTCCTAATGTTTAATTGTAGGTCAGCTTGTCTTGTTGGCTAAGGACAAAAGTGCTCAAATTCCTAATGTGCATCATACTTACCCCATTCCACAGAGCCAGCAGCAGCTAAGCAGATCCTCTGCAGACAGATGAACGTTCACTGTTCCATTGGAGTGGATGCAGGTCCTGTCAGACATGGCTTCCACAGCACCAAATGCCTGAAAATAAACATTAAAGTAACAGTTGCTGGAATCATGTGACATATATTTTGTAGAACTAAGTTACTAGGGAATGGTATGGTCTTCTAGACTACATAGAGTGGAACCTCTTCGCCATTTCTATgcagtttgacctctgtaatcaggtcacctctctcttaaggacaacattagtcagtcccaaggttgtccttgattgagaggttctactgtactcagAAAGTAGACATTTTAGTGCCCCTGCTAACAGCTGATAAGGCTGAATTGTCAAACACAAACTTCCTTGTTTTGAGCACGTCCTTAGAGAAGTGAATTAATGAGATAAAGAAAGATGGTCAGGAAACTACTGGCTGTGATAGCGCTGATACAACtgagaggcctacatgtaactTAATTTCTAAACATATGAAATGTATAAGGTCAGATATTTAGAACAGAAGAGTTCAGTAGCGGCCTGCTTTCAGATCAAGTGTAGGTACTGATGAGAAATGCAACCCATCCTATCTTACCCAGCATGAGCCGCATGATCCTTGGTCTCTGATCTCCTTGATTGTCGGGCAGTTGGGCCACTGCGTCCTCGAGTCGAATGTGTCAGGGATAGATTTTGGAACTTCATGGGCGATTTCTTCCAGTTTCAAATGTTCTGGCTCCTTCAATGCTCCGAGTAACTTCACAATATGAGATTTGGGAACTCCCTCGAAGTTGTGACCAGCCTAGAATGTCAGGTAGAATTTTCAAATATGTGAGCAGTATGgctgataataataataataatgttgaTGGCAAAGTTCCAGCTGAATGGTGTCTGGTCGGATTGttctttttcttcaggtttggaTTTTGAAGTTGACGGAGGTTCATGACACATCTTAAGTCTGTGACGGTCATGAACCAGGATGGGGATGTCTTGAAACAGGTTTCCAATCACGCTAAAAACATGTCACAACTttgttctttcattttgatCAAACACCACCTAGTGAATTGGAAAAGAAGTGCCCATCTGGGACTGGGACGAGGGGGGTGTGTCAATGGTCATCATGAGTACTGACCTTCCAAGTCGTCTTAGCCACATTATTGATGTAGTAGATCATTTCCTCGGATTCCACATCAAACATGGGCACCTCTTTTGACTTGGTTGCATAGTTAGCCTCGGACAACGGAATAAACTTCAGAGTCTTGCCAACAGCCACAGCTATGAGGACACTCAATACCACAAGGCACTTCATTTCAGCTGAAATAAATTAATATTTCTGTTATTAAAATACCATTCATCTGGCTTCACATGCTGGTCCTCAGTGACAGTGATATATCACCGACTGCAAACATCAGAAGGGTACTGTACAGTCCAATAAACACGTCCCCTGGCTGATCTTTACATCTCATCTCAGCAGAAGGGAGGACACCCGGCTGGTCCCAATCCAGCAACGGTAATTAACTGGAGATAGTCGCAtttcagagacagtcacaacccgaTAACATCGCCAAGAAGGGGTTAAATCTTTTTTGGGACATCCTGTCCCTATCAAATTGATCAATACTATCATAAAAACAACTAACTTTATCTGCTGCATACTCATTCATCATACGACTTTGAATAATTTCAACGACTTCATTTGACATTTCAATACTAAATACACCTTTCTAAGTTGTCATAAACGAAATCGTACCTGCCGTTGTCGAGGAATCGGTCTAAATCTAATCGACAAGTTCAATCAACTGCGTCAACTAAATCTCATGACACTGTTTTGGTCACATGAGTGTCACATGCTTCCGGTGACATAGCCCAAtaattatatagcctcgatccaaGGCCTCGATCCCTCGAAACAACCAATCAGGCTATTGcttcgtcaaccaatcattttcgcaataggcacctcgcaattcgtccccaaggggaCGAAGTAGTGGTCTAGGTGGCACGACACAGTGGGGACGGCACGGGTCCGttttgtacccccccccccccaagagaaATGTAGTTTTTAAGACGCaggccgtttccatgttcatgaatgggtccaacCTGTTCCataaatactatttactttgatgccctggtcttagtttccacgtgcagagggatctttgacgattttatgagcctagaaTCTGTaccatttgaagcgggtctcaatacccagtttggcctcaatatgtgaCATACCTTTCATCTgccaatccccagtttggcctcaatatgtgaCAGACCTttcatctgccacgcgaggttgggcgtagttgtgcgagtgtcaattatgctcgtccaaattctaggccatatagcgaaaaataCTGTCCTCATCCAAAGTCTGTACCAGTTTTATTCTCCAGGATCAGATTCAACACAGGTACTCAAGTTATCCAGATTACATAACAAACAAATCGAGGACTGACACAATATCAAGATTACATAACAAACAACTCGAGGACTGACACAATATCAAACTAAAAATTAACACAAAGGAAAATTTTGTAACCTAAATATATAAATTTATTGTAAATCACAATATGAAAGGTGATACAGAATAGAAAGTTTCTCTGGCCGCAACAATATTTGAGCACACATTACAgttttaacaaaatcatatcCTGATGAATGGTCAGCTTCTTTCTGTTACCATAGCAACGAAGACCTCTCCAACACCAAAGTGACACATTTTCTCTCACATAATTCAAGTGCAATATAAATCATTTATTGGTACATGCTAATCTCAAGTGAGATCATTAAGTTGGTCTCCTGAcacacctcccccccccccccccatcaatcCTCATGGTGAATAAGTTTATGCCTCAATACTCTTCTACAATGATCACAGTCTCTTGATGTTCAATGTTGTACAGTCTTTTCAAATTGTTTATAATCTTGGCAGACCGGCAACGATTTCACCTTCAATACCGCATTCGTTCTGTCCTCTCAAGATCTTGAAGTAACCTGAAGAGATGCAAGAATAGATGAGAAATGTGTTCATTTCCAAGAAGAACTAAACGAGAAGAAAGCTCCAGTATCTTCATCACCTGGTTAggttttctcaaaatttcatCAATCGTTCCTGTCAAATTGAAATTATGCTGAAATTTGTTCAAATCATTAGTTATGACTTGCTTTTATtctttctttacttttaaaCTTCTCTAATCTGATATATGAATCATAACtttcagattttgatatttCCTTGAAATGACCATTCCTAGTACAAGGTTGCATGATAAGAAATACTCTTACCTTTGTCACCCCAATCTGGATTCCAGGAGTTAGCAACCAGCCAGTATGGTGTGCCATTCTCCGTTCCCCAGCCAAGGATCCTGATCGCATGACCACCAAGCTCTCCACCAGATTCGTGCTGGTAAACACCTGGTAATAAACAAAACGAAATTACAATACTATCCGGGAAATCCCCAACATTCAGACACAACAACCAGAGATATTTGAAGGTTTTAACAACTGCATCAAAGTATTTGTTTTGTGACGTGAGGAACTAAGATGTAGCCCCTATTCCTGACCAGAAAATTCTACGGATGCGGAACGCCCCGTTGTAAACTCTAAATCTGATTCTGAAGGTACATATTCCAGCTGCCACTGTCAAGCCAGCAAGTTAATCAATGTTACTCACCAGACTTGTATGTTGGGAAATCGGCATATACCGTGAAAGCAGCCTCTACCGGGCCGTTTGTCATGATTTCAGTTTGAATTTGTATGACACTACTCGAGATGGAATAGTGCGTCTTTCCTGGAAAATACAGATGGAAAATTACAGACAAATATCATATTTGTAATTTGCAATGTGGTCATTATAATTATTACAATTTATCCTTGCCTCCGCCCCATTGCTGTACACTTTGCAAGCCATGGCTGTCTCTTTTCTAAAATTGGCCAACagaggacaggttgtgcctcTTTAAGACAATCCTGTTGGTCCCAAGTTTCACTGCACTGCTTTATCTGAGGTGAACTATTCTTACCAAAGTGCTTATCAGCTTTGTAGCTGACTTTATAGTTTGGCTCGCAGGTACGGCTGCAGCGTGGTGTGGGTCCTTCTCCTGTGCATGGGGGCTTGGTGCCATTAACATGGTGGGAACAACTAGCGACCTTGTAGGGCTGACAGCCCTGCTTGCTGTTATATTGGCCACCAGTGACAAGACCAGTACTCTTCCAATAGCTCCAAGCCTCTGGTGGGAAACCTCCATCACAACTGTAAACAGATCAAATCAAACTTTTATCATATTTAACGAACAGAGATGCCGTTTTTAAAGATATGCAAAAGAAATTTTACGCCAATGCACGCGAAATATGTCTCATTCCTAATCCTTACCCATTTCCACATTGTCCACAGCAGGTGGTTAAATCTTCGGCAGAAATATGAGCGTTGACCTTTCCCTGGGAGTGGATACAGATTCTGTCTGACATGGCCTCGACTGCACCAAATGCCTACAATGAAGATACATAATTGATATAACCTAGTTCAGAACCCACCTCTTGGCAACACTAGCGTGTCA from Lineus longissimus chromosome 19, tnLinLong1.2, whole genome shotgun sequence harbors:
- the LOC135502999 gene encoding dolichyl-diphosphooligosaccharide--protein glycosyltransferase subunit STT3A is translated as MKSSKTPLWILRMSNEKQDTLLKLSILTIASILSFSCRLFSVLRFESVIHEFDPYFNYRTTRFLAEEGFYKFHNWFDDRAWYPLGRIIGGTIYPGLMVTSAALYHTLQFLNITIDIRNVCVFLAPAFSSLTTIITYHLTKELKDGSAGLVAAAMIAVVPGYISRSVAGSYDNEGIAIFCMLFTYYMWIKAVKTGSQFWAALCALAYFYMVSSWGGYVFLINLIPLHVLVLMMTGRFSHRIYVAYSTVYTLGTILSMQISFVGFQPVQSSEHMAALGVFGLCQIHAFIDYVRAKLNREQFELLFKTVALILGIVVTAVGGVLTATGKISPWTGRFYSLLDPSYAKNNIPIIASVSEHQPTTWSSFYFDLQILVFLFPAGLYFCFSKLTDANIFIIMYGVTSIYFAGVMVRLMLVLAPVMCILSGIGVSATLTTYMKNLDVCRKDKKEKKKSDTNYPIKNEIATAVILLMTLFLVTYTFHCTWVTSEAYSSPSIVLSARAGDGGRIIFDDFREAYYWLRHNTPENAKVMSWWDYGYQITAMANRTILVDNNTWNNTHISRVGQAMASPEEKAYEIMRELDVDYVLVIFGGLTGYSSDDINKFLWMVRIGGSTDRGAHIKEQDYYTPQGEFRIDKEGSPTLLNCLMYKMCYYRFGSVYTENGKPTGYDRVRNAEIGNKDFELDVLEEAYTTEHWLVRIYRVKDLENRGN
- the LOC135502971 gene encoding cathepsin B-like, with product MKCLVVLSVLIAVAVGKTLKFIPLSEANYATKSKEVPMFDVESEEMIYYINNVAKTTWKAGHNFEGVPKSHIVKLLGALKEPEHLKLEEIAHEVPKSIPDTFDSRTQWPNCPTIKEIRDQGSCGSCWAFGAVEAMSDRTCIHSNGTVNVHLSAEDLLSCCWLCGMGCNGGFLGQAWRFWTWYGLVSGGQYNSSQGCRPYTIPSCSHHVNGTKAPCKGDASTPGCSEKCEPNYKGTYKSDKHYGKTHYSVSYKVEQIQTEIMTNGPVEAAFTVYADFPTYKSGVYQHVSGGELGGHAIRILGWGTENGTPYWLVANSWNPDWGDKGYFKILRGKDECGIENSVVAGLPKLS
- the LOC135502871 gene encoding cathepsin B-like — translated: MKFLLVLSALAAVAMGKSLKFIPNFEMNSPEMVYYINHVAKTTWKAGHNFVGVPVSSIKRLCGSRKTPEHLRPETLIHKEPLFVPDSFDSRDQWKNCPTIGEVRDQGACGSCWAFGAVEAMSDRICIHSQGKVNAHISAEDLTTCCGQCGNGCDGGFPPEAWSYWKSTGLVTGGQYNSKQGCQPYKVASCSHHVNGTKPPCTGEGPTPRCSRTCEPNYKVSYKADKHFGKTHYSISSSVIQIQTEIMTNGPVEAAFTVYADFPTYKSGVYQHESGGELGGHAIRILGWGTENGTPYWLVANSWNPDWGDKGYFKILRGQNECGIEGEIVAGLPRL